In a single window of the Centropristis striata isolate RG_2023a ecotype Rhode Island chromosome 18, C.striata_1.0, whole genome shotgun sequence genome:
- the LOC131991515 gene encoding trace amine-associated receptor 1-like has translation CYLSIDNHLCMEPEFSLNRSDDLCNDSANVSGITTVISSYLFCIVVGSISVLIMCGNLLVIISIIYFKQLHTPTNYLILFLAVADLLVGVVVLPFSIILTVTSCWYLEDLLCKIRGSFDAFLCVSSILNLCSISVDRYYAVCQPLSYRTKMNVHVIVVMILLSWTVSALIGVGITIHGFNEGQSNRCVLFQNTRSAIMGIVFAFYIPAIIMFSIYLKIFIVAQRQARSIQNTTCQRKKSGAAVSKSERKATKTLAVVMGVFLICCTPFVLCITFYSLSNYTIPVPLIETFKWLGWSNSMLNPFVYGFFYRWFRSSFRMIISGKIFQGDFTNSKLF, from the coding sequence TGTTACCTGAGTATTGATAATCATTTATGCATGGAACCTGAATTCTCTCTTAACAGGTCTGATGATCTCTGTAATGATTCAGCAAATGTATCCGGTATAACAACAGTCATCAGctcatatttattttgtattgttgttggCTCTATATCAGTCCTTATAATGTGTGGAAATCTTCTTGTAATAATCTCCATCATTTACTTCAAACAGCTCCACACTCCTACAAACTACCTCATCCTATTTCTGGCTGTGGCTGACCTGCTTGTTGGGGTTGTAGTTTTGCCTTTCAGCATAATACTGACCGTGACTTCATGTTGGTATCTTGAAGATTTACTCTGTAAGATAAGAGGCAGCTTTGATGCATTTCTGTGTGTATCTTCTATTTTGAACTTGTGCTCTATCtctgttgacagatattatgcAGTGTGTCAGCCTCTGAGCTACAGAACTAAAATGAATGTTCATGTTATTGTTGTCATGATCCTGTTGAGCTGGACTGTTTCTGCATTAATTGGAGTTGGCATCACAATACATGGATTTAATGAAGGGCAATCAAATAGGtgtgttttatttcaaaatacaaGATCAGCAATTATGGgaattgtttttgctttttatatcCCAGCTATCATAATGTTCTCCATCTACCTAAAGATTTTCATTGTGGCACAGAGACAGGCACGCAGCATCCAGAACACAACCTGTCAGAGAAAAAAGTCTGGAGCAGCTGTCAGTAAGAGTGAGAGAAAGGCCACCAAAACTCTGGCTGTTGTTATGGGAGTATTCCTCATCTGTTGTACTCCTTTCGTCCTTTGTATCACTTTTTACTCTTTGAGTAATTACACAATACCAGTTCCTTtgattgaaacatttaaatggcTTGGATGGTCGAACTCAATGCTAAATCCATTTGTCTATGGTTTCTTTTACCGCTGGTTTCGATCATCTTTCAGAATGAtaatttctgggaaaatatttcAAGGTGATTTTACTAATTCTAAGCTCTTTTGA